One segment of Massilia sp. Se16.2.3 DNA contains the following:
- a CDS encoding integration host factor subunit alpha, producing the protein MQVARVRKEAAKDLPTLTKAELAELLFEQVGLNKREAKDMVETFFDEIRNALERGEAVKLSGFGNFQLRDKPQRPGRNPKTGEEIPITARRVVTFHASQKLKGMVEETSPPSSPLARAA; encoded by the coding sequence ATGCAAGTGGCGCGGGTGCGCAAGGAAGCGGCGAAGGACTTGCCGACCCTGACCAAGGCCGAGCTGGCCGAGCTGCTGTTCGAGCAGGTCGGCCTGAACAAGCGCGAAGCCAAGGACATGGTCGAAACCTTCTTCGACGAAATCCGCAATGCGCTCGAGCGCGGCGAGGCCGTGAAGCTGTCGGGCTTCGGCAACTTCCAGTTGCGCGACAAGCCGCAGCGGCCGGGCCGCAATCCGAAAACCGGCGAAGAGATCCCGATCACGGCGCGCCGCGTCGTGACCTTCCACGCCAGCCAGAAGCTGAAGGGCATGGTCGAAGAGACCAGCCCGCCGTCGTCGCCGCTGGCGCGTGCGGCATAA
- a CDS encoding response regulator transcription factor yields the protein MIRVAICDDHQIVRAGFKQIFSSSGDFEVVAEGATGREALDIARREICDVLLLDIAMPDQSGIDILRTIRQGQPNLPVLILSGYPAQQYALNLFKMGANGYLNKECDADELKTAVRTVFQGRRYVSSTVGELLAQSFDRDPNTALHTELSDREFQVFLRLAKGATVSDIGNALSLSIKTVSTYRTRIMEKMGLQSNSDLTYYAMKNNLLD from the coding sequence ATGATACGCGTTGCCATTTGTGACGATCACCAGATAGTTCGAGCAGGATTCAAACAGATTTTCTCGTCGTCCGGCGATTTCGAAGTCGTCGCTGAGGGTGCCACCGGCCGCGAGGCGCTCGATATTGCCCGTCGTGAGATCTGCGACGTGCTGCTGCTCGACATCGCGATGCCCGACCAGAGCGGGATCGACATCTTGCGCACCATCCGCCAGGGCCAGCCCAACCTGCCGGTGCTGATCCTGTCCGGCTATCCGGCACAACAATATGCCCTGAACCTGTTCAAGATGGGTGCCAACGGCTACCTGAACAAGGAATGCGACGCGGACGAACTGAAGACCGCCGTGCGCACCGTCTTCCAGGGCCGCCGTTATGTCAGCTCCACCGTCGGCGAACTGCTGGCGCAGAGTTTCGATCGCGATCCGAACACAGCGTTGCACACCGAGCTGTCGGACCGCGAGTTCCAGGTGTTCCTGCGCCTGGCGAAGGGTGCAACGGTGTCCGACATCGGCAATGCCTTGTCGCTGTCGATCAAGACCGTTTCCACCTACCGTACCCGCATCATGGAAAAGATGGGCCTGCAGTCAAACAGTGACCTGACTTACTATGCCATGAAGAACAACCTGCTCGACTAA
- a CDS encoding response regulator transcription factor: protein MHVLLVEDDAVLADGLIRTLQGHGMQVELARDGLQADLALQRNPPLVAVLDIGLPGIDGFEVVRRLRARGDATPVLLLTARDAVEDRVRGLETGADDYLVKPFATPELVARIRALGRRNAPKSTVLTLGNLVFDSGARRARVGERALDLSAREWAVLEYLLQQAGRVVSKQQIIDAIAPRGDDLTLNAVEVYVSRLRLKLDGAGLQLRTIRGFGYLLEAGTAT from the coding sequence ATGCATGTCCTACTTGTCGAAGACGATGCCGTCCTGGCCGATGGCCTGATCCGTACTCTGCAGGGGCATGGCATGCAGGTCGAGCTGGCCCGCGACGGCCTGCAGGCCGACCTCGCGCTGCAGCGCAACCCGCCGCTGGTCGCCGTGCTCGACATTGGCTTGCCGGGCATTGACGGCTTCGAGGTGGTGCGGCGTCTGCGCGCGCGCGGCGACGCCACCCCGGTGCTGCTCCTGACCGCGCGCGATGCCGTCGAGGACCGCGTGCGCGGCCTGGAAACAGGCGCCGACGACTACCTCGTGAAACCCTTCGCCACGCCCGAGCTGGTCGCGCGCATCCGCGCCCTCGGCCGCCGCAATGCGCCCAAGAGCACCGTTCTCACCCTCGGCAACCTCGTCTTCGACAGCGGCGCCCGCCGCGCCCGCGTGGGCGAACGTGCGCTGGACCTGTCGGCGCGCGAGTGGGCCGTGCTCGAATACCTGCTGCAACAGGCGGGCAGGGTGGTGTCGAAACAGCAGATCATCGATGCCATCGCACCACGGGGCGACGACCTGACCCTGAATGCCGTCGAAGTCTATGTCTCGCGCCTGCGGCTCAAGCTCGACGGCGCCGGCCTGCAGCTGCGCACCATTCGCGGCTTCGGCTACCTGCTGGAAGCGGGCACGGCCACGTGA
- a CDS encoding Crp/Fnr family transcriptional regulator has product MNNAQLGGVTQKAQSVNQLPLTKEENKAASRPVVSFSGTQQNELLAALPRQDLETLFEHLELVPMPFGKELFEYGSKLEYVYFPTTSIVSLLYVMEDGATTEIAVVGHEGVVGVSLFMGERAMCSAVVQSAGYGYRLKTQYLRDAFNRGGALPQLLMRYTNALFAQMAQNAVGGRHSSIEQKLCRWLLDRLDRSPGNELKVTQELISIMLGVRRESITAAAGKLQDEGLIQYRRGNITVLDRAGLEEYAGECYKVAKTEYDRLLMDVAR; this is encoded by the coding sequence ATGAACAACGCTCAACTCGGTGGTGTCACGCAAAAAGCACAATCGGTCAACCAGCTCCCCCTGACCAAAGAGGAAAACAAAGCGGCGTCCCGTCCAGTTGTCAGCTTCAGCGGTACCCAGCAGAACGAACTGCTGGCCGCCCTGCCGCGCCAGGACCTGGAAACCCTGTTCGAGCACCTGGAACTGGTTCCTATGCCTTTCGGCAAGGAATTGTTCGAGTATGGCAGCAAACTGGAATACGTGTATTTCCCGACGACTTCAATCGTGTCGCTGCTGTACGTGATGGAAGACGGTGCCACCACCGAGATCGCCGTGGTCGGACACGAAGGCGTGGTTGGCGTGTCGCTCTTCATGGGTGAGCGCGCCATGTGCAGCGCCGTCGTGCAGAGCGCCGGCTACGGCTACCGCCTCAAGACCCAATACCTGCGCGACGCCTTCAACCGCGGCGGCGCCCTGCCCCAGCTGCTGATGCGCTACACCAACGCGCTGTTCGCCCAGATGGCCCAGAACGCCGTCGGCGGCCGCCACAGCTCGATCGAGCAAAAGCTCTGCCGCTGGCTGCTCGACCGCCTGGACCGTTCGCCAGGCAACGAGCTGAAAGTGACCCAGGAACTGATTTCGATCATGCTGGGCGTGCGCCGCGAAAGCATCACGGCCGCTGCCGGCAAGCTGCAGGACGAAGGCCTGATCCAGTACCGCCGCGGCAACATCACGGTGCTCGACCGCGCCGGCCTGGAAGAATATGCGGGCGAGTGCTACAAGGTCGCTAAGACCGAATATGACCGCCTGCTAATGGATGTAGCCCGCTAA
- a CDS encoding PilW family protein gives MRSSLPRMRGFSVVELLVSVAIGLLALGFATRLVTGAESAKSSAIATSDSMQNGMLAMFSISGDAQQAGYGLNDPLLVGCNTFFRDTEGYELAAAGGLHPLVPALIESNGTRPDTITLYSGSSQGGSGTARVVGYDANLPTSLQLGGEPYGFSRGDVVVLAAEDGSGDCALAQVSADPVKPISPANPVLKVAEVDVDFRYNANEGSIGIPVLPGNMRVFHLGRAGALSFHTWSVDQGFLQLRATDMAGASRLPATVADNIVSIKAQYGFDTRDEENFVKREILSVGKWSPTMIDADGIGGVGNRGDYQRIVALRIAVVARSKKRESQQGGCTATTARPTVFASQSPVGVNAVPMEVDVAVPGDPVDWRCYRYRVFETVMPMRNSQWSPNNAAVH, from the coding sequence ATGCGTTCCAGTCTCCCCCGCATGCGCGGCTTCTCGGTCGTCGAGCTCCTGGTCAGCGTGGCCATCGGCCTGCTGGCATTGGGCTTTGCCACCCGCCTCGTCACCGGCGCGGAATCGGCCAAGTCCTCCGCGATCGCCACCTCCGATTCGATGCAGAACGGCATGCTGGCGATGTTCTCGATCAGCGGCGACGCCCAGCAGGCCGGTTACGGCCTGAACGATCCACTGCTGGTCGGCTGCAACACCTTCTTCCGCGATACCGAAGGCTACGAGCTGGCGGCGGCGGGGGGGCTGCATCCCCTGGTGCCGGCCCTCATCGAATCGAACGGTACGAGGCCTGATACGATCACCCTGTATTCGGGCAGCAGCCAGGGGGGCAGCGGAACGGCGCGCGTCGTCGGATACGACGCGAATTTGCCCACGAGCCTGCAGCTCGGCGGCGAGCCCTACGGATTTTCGCGGGGCGATGTCGTCGTCCTCGCAGCCGAAGACGGCAGCGGTGACTGCGCGCTGGCCCAGGTGTCCGCCGACCCGGTCAAGCCCATTTCACCAGCCAATCCCGTCCTGAAAGTGGCGGAGGTGGACGTCGACTTCCGCTACAACGCCAACGAAGGCAGCATCGGTATCCCTGTCCTGCCAGGCAACATGCGTGTCTTCCACCTCGGCCGGGCGGGGGCGCTGTCCTTCCATACCTGGTCGGTCGATCAGGGCTTCCTGCAGTTGCGCGCGACCGACATGGCCGGCGCCAGCCGGCTGCCGGCCACGGTGGCGGACAACATCGTGTCGATCAAGGCCCAGTACGGCTTCGATACCCGCGACGAGGAGAATTTCGTCAAGCGCGAAATCCTGAGTGTCGGGAAGTGGTCGCCTACCATGATCGATGCCGACGGAATCGGGGGGGTCGGCAACCGCGGCGACTACCAGCGTATCGTCGCGCTGCGCATTGCCGTCGTCGCACGCAGCAAGAAGCGCGAAAGCCAGCAGGGCGGCTGCACGGCCACCACAGCCCGGCCGACCGTGTTCGCGAGCCAGTCGCCAGTGGGCGTGAACGCCGTGCCGATGGAGGTCGACGTGGCGGTGCCTGGCGACCCCGTCGACTGGCGCTGCTACCGCTATCGCGTGTTCGAAACCGTCATGCCAATGCGCAATTCACAATGGAGCCCGAACAATGCAGCCGTCCATTAA
- a CDS encoding MerR family transcriptional regulator, with translation MNDRPNKIELTALPPIPAKRYFTIGEVSELCGVKPHVLRYWEQEFTQLKPVKRRGNRRYYQHHEVLLIRRIRELLYEQGFTISGARNKLDGRARDIAGGVEEAPVEAAPVVDLAGLRAELLEVVALLKQGIRPA, from the coding sequence ATGAACGATCGCCCGAACAAGATTGAACTGACCGCGCTGCCGCCGATTCCGGCCAAGCGCTACTTCACGATCGGCGAAGTCAGCGAATTGTGCGGGGTCAAGCCGCACGTATTGCGCTACTGGGAGCAGGAATTCACGCAGCTCAAGCCGGTCAAACGCCGTGGCAACCGCCGCTACTACCAGCACCACGAAGTGCTGCTGATCCGGCGCATCCGCGAACTCCTCTACGAGCAAGGGTTTACCATCAGCGGTGCCCGCAACAAGCTCGACGGCCGCGCCCGCGACATCGCCGGCGGCGTCGAGGAAGCCCCGGTGGAGGCGGCGCCCGTCGTCGATCTCGCCGGACTGCGTGCCGAATTGCTGGAGGTCGTCGCACTGCTCAAGCAGGGCATACGGCCGGCCTGA
- a CDS encoding PilC/PilY family type IV pilus protein, whose protein sequence is MAKRDRQYTACVRTPTVLGVPACSSYDISLGSDAIVAVVPITCNGTTCTPVSDGSRAGVDLVVGADDTVTALLTISGRANNGKRTELSSLLLGSTQLLNTKITFDNNASANGVAIALAERIGTNGIIRAYVGSTANSPPACAAAPDTTLCLVSSRANRAGQAITVGALTSNGNLSFTQKPAAADGIPTTTLGLGASVFSRVDIVPARNSYPRVTERSDCAGTTCTYDEEMTNFANWYAYYKTRNQMMKTSVGLAFQPVGEGYKVGIVSLSTAAAEGGMTIPQPFIGKARADWYDALYKMNGNNSTPLRQALHAVGKMYANLAPYKRSAGNEVVRFPCEQNFTFMTTDGYWNGPAAADVVSNDNVESTTRFCSKDKGCVDPTPQSANSLADIALYWYNGGSNTESTSLRTTLENWDNEGLVPGRTGIDNKRLHMNTYTLGLGVDGIMTYDKNYGSPTAGTDFHKLITGVATGCPWNNNGPYVWPNPATNDDTGGATYQSRVDDLWHAAINGHGKYFSASAPLEVVAGLSSALSDIQEKQGAASAAATSTPNVSVDDNDLFAATFTTVKWYGELESKEIDVSTGAVSRVAKWNTSTLLGAKVGALTDTRRILMRDVDTGGLKEFRYNLMTPTEQGWFDNKCGQLDQCPTLTVLDRLVVNDGRNIVGWLRGQQQFANNRVLREYARKAADPEAALGQLPLVLGDIASSKPAYMRRPTKNYEDFDDPDVKDPAFISGYGAFKSAKASRAPTVFVGANDGMLHAFDGETGDELWAYVPRITMKKLYRQASTTYGTNHQFTVDGSPEVVDVKIDGAWRTVLVGGLNAGGRGYYALDVTDPADPKLLWELCADAAVCGKHDDDIGLTFGNPQIGVWTDGSGGKHWAAFLSSGYNNIPGTDGVTVGTGKGWLYVVDIANGTILSKTGTDGSVETPSGLARITAISKDPHTDPRVTHVYGGDNLGRMWRFDYSAGGDARLLKMGDAGVNQPITTRPDVTICEARNPDGTVVSRRVVAFGTGRLLDQGDIRDTSVQAAYVLADNGKALGSVPVATMVNRQLSVIAGTGTAYAISGPDVNLALGTADGWSMRFDRNLGERVNLDPKIIDGALNVVTNVPTTPTGCKVGGSSNVYQLNVCTAQPLMSVAVTSGNRTTYVAAAGQTLSNSAAAVGTTVISLPSGDLRQITTNADGGIISTTAVNALPLTTKISGWRRVRE, encoded by the coding sequence GTGGCCAAGCGCGACAGGCAGTACACGGCCTGCGTGCGCACGCCGACCGTGCTCGGCGTGCCGGCCTGCTCGAGCTACGACATTTCGCTGGGCAGCGACGCCATCGTGGCGGTGGTGCCGATCACCTGCAACGGCACGACATGCACGCCGGTCAGCGACGGCAGCCGCGCCGGCGTCGACCTGGTCGTCGGTGCCGACGACACGGTGACCGCGCTCCTGACCATCTCCGGCCGCGCCAACAACGGCAAGCGTACCGAACTGTCCTCGCTGCTGCTGGGCAGCACCCAGCTGCTGAACACGAAAATCACCTTCGACAACAACGCCAGCGCCAATGGCGTGGCGATTGCGCTTGCCGAGAGGATCGGCACCAACGGCATCATCCGCGCGTATGTCGGCAGCACCGCGAACAGTCCGCCGGCCTGCGCCGCTGCGCCCGACACCACCCTGTGCCTCGTGAGCTCCCGGGCGAACCGTGCCGGCCAGGCCATCACGGTCGGCGCCCTCACCAGCAACGGCAACCTGAGCTTCACCCAGAAGCCGGCCGCCGCCGACGGCATTCCGACCACGACGCTCGGGCTGGGCGCCTCGGTGTTCAGCCGCGTGGACATTGTCCCGGCCAGGAACAGCTACCCGCGCGTCACCGAGCGCAGCGACTGCGCCGGCACCACCTGCACCTACGACGAGGAGATGACCAACTTCGCCAACTGGTACGCGTACTACAAGACGCGCAACCAGATGATGAAGACCTCGGTCGGCCTGGCCTTCCAGCCGGTGGGCGAGGGCTACAAGGTCGGCATCGTGTCGCTGTCGACCGCGGCCGCCGAGGGCGGCATGACGATCCCGCAACCTTTCATCGGCAAGGCGCGCGCCGACTGGTACGACGCGCTCTACAAGATGAACGGCAACAACTCGACACCGCTGCGCCAGGCCCTGCATGCCGTCGGCAAGATGTATGCGAACCTGGCGCCCTACAAGCGTTCCGCCGGCAACGAGGTCGTGCGTTTCCCGTGCGAGCAGAACTTCACCTTCATGACCACGGACGGCTACTGGAATGGTCCGGCGGCCGCGGACGTCGTCAGCAACGACAACGTCGAGAGCACGACGCGCTTCTGCTCGAAGGACAAGGGCTGCGTCGATCCGACCCCGCAATCGGCCAACTCGCTGGCCGACATCGCCCTGTACTGGTACAACGGCGGTTCGAACACCGAGAGCACTTCGCTGCGTACCACGCTCGAAAACTGGGACAACGAAGGCCTGGTGCCGGGCAGGACCGGTATCGACAACAAGCGCCTGCACATGAATACCTACACGCTGGGACTGGGCGTCGACGGCATCATGACCTATGACAAGAACTACGGGTCGCCCACGGCCGGCACCGACTTCCACAAACTGATCACCGGTGTCGCCACCGGCTGCCCGTGGAACAACAACGGCCCCTATGTCTGGCCGAATCCGGCGACGAACGACGATACCGGCGGTGCCACCTACCAGTCGCGCGTCGACGACCTGTGGCACGCGGCGATCAACGGACACGGCAAGTACTTCAGCGCCTCGGCGCCGCTGGAGGTCGTCGCCGGCCTCTCCAGCGCGCTGTCGGATATCCAGGAAAAGCAGGGCGCCGCCTCGGCCGCCGCGACCTCGACCCCGAACGTGTCGGTGGACGACAACGACCTGTTCGCCGCCACCTTCACGACCGTGAAGTGGTACGGCGAACTCGAGAGCAAGGAGATCGACGTCTCCACGGGCGCGGTATCGCGAGTCGCCAAGTGGAACACCTCGACCCTGCTGGGCGCAAAAGTGGGCGCGCTGACCGATACGCGCAGGATCCTCATGCGCGACGTCGACACGGGCGGCCTGAAGGAATTCCGCTATAACCTGATGACGCCGACCGAGCAGGGCTGGTTCGACAACAAGTGCGGCCAGCTCGACCAATGCCCGACGCTGACCGTGCTTGATCGCCTGGTCGTCAACGATGGCCGCAATATCGTCGGCTGGTTGCGCGGCCAGCAGCAGTTTGCCAACAACAGGGTACTGCGCGAATACGCGCGCAAGGCCGCCGATCCGGAAGCCGCGTTGGGGCAGTTGCCGCTGGTGCTGGGCGACATCGCCTCGTCCAAGCCCGCCTACATGCGCCGGCCGACCAAGAATTACGAGGATTTCGATGACCCGGACGTGAAGGACCCGGCGTTCATCTCCGGCTACGGCGCGTTCAAGTCGGCCAAGGCCAGTCGCGCCCCCACCGTTTTCGTTGGCGCCAACGACGGCATGCTGCATGCTTTCGACGGCGAGACCGGCGACGAGCTGTGGGCCTATGTGCCGCGCATCACCATGAAGAAGCTCTACCGCCAGGCGAGCACGACCTACGGCACCAACCACCAGTTCACGGTGGACGGTTCGCCCGAAGTGGTTGACGTGAAGATCGACGGCGCATGGCGCACCGTGCTGGTCGGCGGGCTCAATGCCGGCGGCCGCGGCTACTATGCGCTCGACGTCACCGATCCGGCCGATCCGAAGCTGCTGTGGGAACTCTGCGCCGACGCCGCCGTGTGCGGCAAGCACGACGACGACATCGGCCTGACTTTCGGCAACCCGCAAATCGGCGTCTGGACGGATGGGAGTGGCGGGAAGCACTGGGCCGCCTTCCTGAGCTCGGGCTACAACAACATCCCCGGCACGGACGGCGTCACCGTCGGCACCGGCAAGGGCTGGCTGTATGTCGTGGACATTGCCAACGGCACCATCCTGTCGAAGACCGGGACCGACGGCAGCGTCGAGACGCCTTCAGGCCTGGCGCGCATCACGGCGATCAGCAAGGACCCGCACACCGATCCGCGCGTGACCCACGTCTACGGCGGCGACAACCTCGGCCGTATGTGGCGTTTCGACTACAGCGCCGGTGGGGACGCCCGCTTGCTGAAAATGGGCGACGCCGGCGTCAACCAGCCAATCACGACCCGGCCGGACGTCACGATCTGCGAGGCCAGGAACCCCGACGGTACCGTGGTGAGCCGGCGCGTGGTGGCCTTCGGCACCGGGCGGCTGCTCGACCAGGGCGACATCCGGGACACGAGCGTCCAGGCCGCCTACGTCCTGGCCGATAACGGCAAGGCGCTCGGCAGTGTGCCGGTCGCGACGATGGTGAACCGCCAGCTGAGCGTCATCGCCGGCACCGGGACGGCGTATGCCATCAGCGGCCCTGACGTCAATCTTGCTCTCGGCACGGCCGATGGCTGGAGCATGCGCTTTGACCGCAACCTGGGCGAACGCGTCAACCTCGACCCGAAAATCATCGACGGCGCGCTCAACGTCGTGACCAACGTGCCAACGACGCCGACCGGCTGCAAGGTGGGCGGCAGCAGCAATGTCTACCAGCTCAATGTGTGTACCGCCCAGCCCCTGATGAGCGTCGCCGTCACCAGCGGCAACCGGACCACGTACGTGGCGGCCGCGGGGCAGACACTGTCGAACTCGGCGGCTGCGGTTGGTACCACCGTGATCAGCCTGCCGTCGGGCGACCTGCGCCAGATCACCACCAATGCCGACGGCGGCATCATCAGCACCACCGCCGTCAACGCGTTGCCGCTGACAACGAAGATTTCCGGCTGGCGCCGGGTGCGCGAATGA
- a CDS encoding CHASE3 domain-containing protein — MYFTSGPMPARQRALPWYKTLLCFACVLILVANGVSLLRNLEGLKAANSLQDQTTKVADELQHLNLLVTDAESNLRGYFLSGAPTYLSSVQGAPDQIDKQLRKVGTLLADNPAQLKNLAQLRLAVERQLGMMNQALAIYQDGGLREILAITGAAGEGEGDEIRMQVVIMLSEQNELLAARSAAFYAQYRHAAMLGLGINAAAIAVLLLFYRLVQRSFGARLDAEYALQQTNEQLETMVARRTEQLSVLSRHLIHVAEDEKSRLARELHDEMGANLTAIGIDLSSVSEQLRATRPDLVEMLARARATLVDTVQLKRRIVEDLRPSLLDNLGLSAALQSYCEDYARVTALDCDVLVDGDIDSVSPMHAIALFRIVQEALNNIAKYARAGSVIVHLALEDGALALEVSDDGVGIGDDALARTKSHGLLGMRERALLLGGKLEVGRGINGVGTCVRARIPVVASVAEAPPSKPPVPSPVVPATEDDDLAELAFSGLHPLAGGHIRS; from the coding sequence ATGTACTTTACCAGTGGTCCCATGCCCGCGCGCCAGCGCGCCTTGCCTTGGTACAAGACCTTGCTGTGCTTTGCCTGCGTGCTCATTCTCGTGGCGAATGGCGTCAGCCTGCTGCGCAATCTCGAGGGGCTGAAGGCCGCGAACAGCCTGCAGGACCAGACCACGAAAGTGGCCGACGAGCTGCAGCACCTGAACCTGCTCGTGACCGATGCCGAGAGCAATTTGCGCGGCTATTTCCTCTCCGGGGCCCCGACTTACCTGAGCAGCGTGCAAGGGGCGCCTGACCAGATCGACAAGCAGCTGCGCAAGGTCGGTACCCTGTTGGCGGACAATCCTGCCCAGCTGAAAAACCTGGCCCAGCTGCGCCTGGCGGTCGAGCGCCAGCTCGGCATGATGAACCAGGCGCTGGCCATCTACCAGGACGGCGGCCTGCGCGAAATCCTCGCCATCACCGGTGCTGCCGGCGAAGGCGAGGGCGACGAAATCCGCATGCAGGTCGTCATCATGCTGAGCGAACAGAACGAGTTGCTGGCCGCGCGCAGCGCCGCCTTCTACGCCCAGTACCGTCACGCGGCCATGCTGGGCCTGGGCATCAACGCCGCCGCGATTGCCGTGCTGCTCCTGTTCTATCGCCTGGTGCAGCGCAGCTTCGGTGCCCGCCTCGATGCCGAGTATGCCCTGCAACAGACCAACGAACAGCTCGAGACCATGGTTGCGCGCCGCACCGAGCAATTGTCCGTACTGTCGCGCCACCTGATCCACGTGGCCGAGGACGAAAAATCGCGCCTGGCGCGCGAACTGCACGACGAAATGGGCGCGAACCTGACGGCGATCGGTATCGACCTCAGCAGCGTAAGCGAACAACTGCGTGCCACGCGCCCCGATCTCGTCGAGATGCTGGCCCGCGCCCGCGCCACGCTGGTCGATACCGTGCAGCTCAAGCGCCGCATCGTCGAGGATTTGCGCCCCAGCCTGCTCGACAACCTTGGCCTGTCGGCGGCCTTGCAGAGCTATTGCGAGGATTACGCCCGCGTGACCGCGCTCGACTGCGACGTGCTGGTGGACGGCGACATCGACAGCGTCAGCCCGATGCATGCGATCGCGCTGTTCCGTATCGTGCAGGAAGCGCTCAACAATATCGCCAAGTATGCGCGCGCGGGCAGCGTCATCGTGCACCTGGCGCTCGAAGACGGCGCACTGGCACTGGAAGTGAGCGACGACGGTGTCGGCATCGGCGACGATGCCCTGGCGCGCACGAAGTCGCACGGCCTGCTGGGAATGCGCGAGCGCGCCTTGCTATTGGGTGGAAAACTCGAGGTGGGACGGGGGATCAACGGAGTCGGAACCTGCGTGCGGGCACGCATTCCGGTCGTGGCGAGCGTCGCGGAGGCCCCGCCATCGAAGCCGCCGGTTCCATCGCCGGTCGTGCCGGCGACGGAAGACGACGATCTTGCCGAGCTTGCCTTTAGCGGGCTACATCCATTAGCAGGCGGTCATATTCGGTCTTAG
- a CDS encoding type IV pilin protein, which produces MKRQTGFTLIELLITVAIIGILTAIAIPNYGSYVLRTRLTDAYSGLAGTQPIAEQYWSTNRTYEGFGTTPGQLPAGTADFVFSVSNDTATTFTVTATGSGTGPTAGFVFSIDQGGNRRTVSAPAGWARPNNCWVRTKEGGCSQ; this is translated from the coding sequence ATGAAACGGCAGACCGGCTTTACGCTCATCGAACTCTTGATCACCGTTGCGATCATCGGCATCCTGACGGCGATCGCCATCCCGAACTACGGCAGCTACGTGTTGCGCACCCGGCTCACGGATGCGTATTCGGGCCTTGCGGGCACGCAGCCGATCGCCGAGCAGTACTGGTCGACCAACCGCACTTACGAAGGCTTCGGCACGACCCCTGGCCAGTTGCCGGCGGGCACTGCCGACTTCGTCTTCAGCGTCAGCAACGACACCGCGACCACCTTCACCGTCACCGCCACGGGCAGCGGCACTGGCCCGACCGCCGGCTTCGTGTTCTCGATCGACCAGGGCGGCAACCGCAGGACCGTGTCCGCGCCGGCCGGCTGGGCCAGGCCGAACAATTGCTGGGTACGCACCAAAGAAGGAGGGTGCAGCCAATGA
- a CDS encoding Tfp pilus assembly protein FimT/FimU: MTWPTRRSPGALARRGFTLIEAMVALAILAIILSIGVPMMSEWTYKNQVASATQFYSEGLVMARNQALSNNSFGRMVLTPNGNGQKDWQVDICFPTPETPCTRESDNWSTLEAAAADDPAGATGFKSVLRPADALPAAAVLQQTFTPATADAVYFTPLGWVDTTVPNGLRRIVLEPRGSRAGATPKVAVALTLAGIASRCKPDATQNDPQRCPP, from the coding sequence ATGACGTGGCCGACGAGGCGCTCGCCTGGCGCCCTGGCCCGGCGCGGTTTCACCCTGATCGAAGCGATGGTCGCGCTGGCCATCCTCGCCATCATCCTGTCGATCGGCGTGCCGATGATGAGCGAATGGACCTACAAGAACCAGGTCGCCAGCGCCACCCAGTTCTACTCCGAAGGCCTGGTCATGGCCCGCAACCAGGCCCTGAGCAACAACAGTTTCGGCCGCATGGTGCTGACTCCGAACGGCAATGGCCAGAAGGACTGGCAGGTCGACATCTGCTTCCCGACCCCGGAAACACCCTGCACGCGCGAGAGCGACAACTGGTCGACCCTCGAGGCCGCGGCGGCGGACGACCCGGCCGGGGCGACCGGATTCAAGTCTGTCCTGCGCCCCGCCGACGCACTCCCGGCCGCGGCCGTCCTGCAGCAGACCTTCACGCCGGCCACGGCCGATGCGGTGTACTTCACGCCGCTCGGCTGGGTCGACACGACCGTTCCCAACGGGCTGCGCCGCATCGTGCTCGAGCCCCGTGGCAGCCGTGCCGGCGCCACCCCGAAGGTCGCGGTCGCCCTGACCCTGGCCGGCATTGCCAGCCGCTGCAAGCCCGACGCCACCCAAAACGACCCCCAGAGGTGCCCACCATGA